From the Peromyscus leucopus breed LL Stock chromosome 8b, UCI_PerLeu_2.1, whole genome shotgun sequence genome, one window contains:
- the Aatk gene encoding serine/threonine-protein kinase LMTK1 isoform X1, with protein MPIALPALAMSSSFFNPSFAFSSHFDPDGAPLSELSWSSSLAVVAVSFSGLFTVIVLMLACLCCKKGGIGFKEFENAEGDEYVADFSEQGSPAAAAQNGPDVYVLPLTEVSLPMAKQPGRSVQLLKSTDLGRHSLLYLKEIGHGWFGKVFLGEVHSGVSGTQVVVKELKASASVQEQMQFLEEAQPYRTLQHSNLLQCLAQCAEVTPYLLVMEFCPLGDLKGYLRSCRVTESMAPDPLTLQRMACEVACGVLHLHRHNYVHSDLALRNCLLTADLTVKVGDYGLSHCKYREDYLVTTDQLWVPLRWIAPELVDEVHGNLLVVDQTKTSNVWSLGVTIWELFELGAQPYPQHSDRQVLAYAVREQQLKLPKPQLQLTLSDRWYEVMQFCWLQPEQRPTAEEVHLLLSYLCAKGTTELEEEFERRWRSLRPGGGAGLGSGPTGPAVAAAELTAASSFPLLEQFTGDGFHVDSDDVLTVTETSHGLNFEYKWEAGCGAEAFPSPGGVSSPGSASRLQELCAPDSSPPGVVPVLSAHSPSVGSEYFIRLEGAVPAAGHDPDCAGCAPSPEAVTDQDNNSEDSTTTSLVMEPLLGHAPPVGGLWGPRDHHSCRRQEPPCPSRSPSPGTPMLPAEDIDWGVATFCPPFFDDPLSASPSGSPEAQASPSDEELEGEKTGKAAQCGHWSSNVSANNNSGSRDPESWDPGYVSSFTDSYRDECSSLEQTPRASPELGHPLSQEDPREFLPGLAAASPGPEPSHCFSLLPLCPAKGLAPASCLATRPWTEAAAGGGDNPQVEPKLAQEAESSAESQLPLPSVPSPSHEGAPLPSEEASAPDLLPAPPTPAAGSRVTVPMPALTLDSCGSSLGQEAPSSEDEDATEATSGVFTDLSSDGPHPEKPGITPALRCLQKQVGTPDSLDSLDIPSSASDGGCEVLSPLAAGPPAGQPRAVDSGYDTENYESPEFVLKEAHESSEPEAFGELASEGESPGPETLLSVSLGGLSKKNPYRDSAYFSDLDAESESTFGPEKCSGVQDSQKEQDLKSPPSSGHQSVQAFPGPEVPREDPDTSPRETLPPAQQPEEPLPEGRGPEPLGAQAPVEVQPVPSPSHSKCFLLTSVPLSSEGNGMEPQGPPGQLSGPAQLGRMGSPSTPRSPLCLALPGHAGALEGRPEDEEDSEDSDESDEELRCYSIQEPSEDSEEEPPAVPVVVAESQSARNLRSLLKMPSLLSEAFCEDLERKKKAVSFFDDVTVYLFDQESPTRETGEPFPSTKESLPTFLEGSPGSPSAPGLPRRADHLPDSSTPEQGEPGSRFEWDDDFPPAPGKAAMVAALDPADPVLATPTTPAAPLSRFTVSPTPASRFSITHVSDSDAQSVGGPAASAGGRYTEA; from the exons ACGGCGCTCCGCTCAGTGAGCTGTCCTGGTCGTCCTCCCTCGCGGTGGTGGCTGTATCCTTCTCGGGGCTCTTCACTGTCATCGTCCTCATGCTGGCCTGCCTGTGCTGTAAGAAGGGCGGCATTGGGTTCAAG GAGTTTGAGAACGCTGAGGGAGACGAGTATGTGGCCGACTTCTCGGAGCAGGGCTCCCCGGCCGCAGCCGCGCAGAACGGCCCCGATGTGTatgtcctgcccctcactgaggTCTCCTTGCCCATGGCCAAGCAGCCCGGTCGCTCAG TGCAACTTCTCAAGTCCACGGACCTGGGCCGGCACAGCCTCCTGTACCTGAAGGAGATCGGCCACGGCTGGTTTGGGAAG GTGTTCTTGGGGGAGGTACACTCGGGCGTCAGTGGCACACAGGTGGTGGTGAAGGAGCTGAAGGCCAGCGCCAGCGTGCAGGAGCAGATGCAGTTCTTGGAGGAGGCGCAGCCCTACAG GACTCTGCAGCACAGCAACCTGCTTCAGTGCCTGGCCCAGTGTGCTGAGGTGACCCCCTACCTGCTGGTTATGGAGTTCTGTCCGCTG GGGGACCTCAAAGGTTATCTACGGAGCTGCCGGGTGACAGAGTCCATGGCGCCTGACCCGCTGACCTTGCAACGCATGGCCTGTGAGGTGGCATGTGGGGTCTTGCATCTACATCGTCACAACTATGTGCACAG TGACCTGGCCCTGAGGAACTGCCTGCTAACGGCTGACCTGACGGTGAAGGTTGGCGACTATGGCCTGTCACATTGCAAATACAGG GAAGACTACCTCGTGACCACTGACCAGCTGTGGGTGCCGTTGCGCTGGATCGCGCCAGAGCTGGTAGACGAGGTGCATGGCAACCTACTGGTGGTAGATCAGACCAAGACCAGCAATGTGTG GTCCCTGGGTGTGACCATCTGGGAGCTCTTTGAGTTGGGTGCACAGCCCTATCCCCAGCACTCGGACCGGCAGGTGCTGGCTTACGCCGTCCGAGAGCAGCAGCTGAAGTTGCCCAAGCCCCAGCTGCAGCTCACTCTGTCTGATCGCTG GTACGAAGTGATGCAATTCTGCTGGCTACAGCCAGAGCAGAGGCCCACAGCCGAAGAGGTCCACCTGCTGCTGTCCTACTTGTGCGCCAAGGGCACCACAGAGTTGGAGGAGGAGTTTGAGCGGCGCTGGCGTTCCCTGCGGCCCGGTGGCGGCGCGGGCCTGGGGTCAGGTCCCACCGGGCCAGCGGTTGCTGCTGCCGAGCTCACCGCTGCCTCGTCTTTCCCACTGCTGGAGCAGTTCACCGGCGACGGCTTTCACGTGGACAGCGACGATGTGCTGACAGTAACTGAAACAAGCCACGGCCTCAACTTTGAATACAAGTGGGAGGCTGGCTGTGGCGCGGAGGCATTCCCATCCCCGGGGGGTGTGTCTAGCCCAGGCTCGGCTTCACGCCTGCAGGAGCTGTGTGCACCTGACAGCTCTCCACCGGGAGTGGTGCCGGTGCTCAGTGCCCACAGCCCCTCGGTGGGCAGCGAGTACTTCATCCGCCTAGAGGGGGCAGTGCCTGCCGCTGGCCATGATCCGGACTGTGCCGGCTGCGCTCCCAGCCCCGAAGCTGTGACTGACCAAGACAATAACTCAGAGGACAGCACCACCACATCCCTCGTCATGGAACCGTTGCTGGGCCATGCACCCCCCGTCGGGGGCCTGTGGGGGCCCCGTGACCACCACTCATGCAGGAGGCAGGAGCCCCCCTGCCCCTCACGCTCACCCTCTCCTGGGACCCCGATGTTGCCAGCAGAAGACATAGACTGGGGTGTGGCTACCTTCTGCCCACCCTTCTTCGATGACCCACTGAGTGCATCTCCCTCTGGCAGTCCTGAGGCCCAGGCATCTCCCAGCGATGAGGAGCTGGAGGGGGAAAAGACAGGGAAGGCTGCTCAGTGTGGACACTGGAGCTCTAATGTGTCAGCCAATAATAACAGTGGCAGCCGAGACCCAGAGTCTTGGGACCCTGGCTATGTGAGCAGCTTCACAGACAGCTACAGGGATGAATGCTCCAGCCTAGAGCAGACCCCACGGGCCTCCCCTGAGCTGGGCCACCCCCTGTCCCAGGAGGATCCCAGAGAATTCCTGCCTGGGCTAGCAGCAGCCTCCCCTGGTCCAGAGCCAAGCCACTGCTTCagcctgctccctctgtgtcctgcCAAAGGCCTGgcacctgcttcctgcctggccacacgGCCCTGGACAGAGGCAGCTGCAGGTGGGGGTGATAACCCCCAGGTGGAACCCAAACttgcccaggaggcagagagctctgCCGAATCCCAGCTACcccttccttctgtcccctccccatcccacgAAGGAGCCCCACTTCCCTCGGAGGAGGCAAGCGCTCCCGacctcctgcctgcccctcccacGCCCGCTGCTGGCAGCCGGGTGACTGTCCCTATGCCGGCCCTCACCCTGGACAGCTGCGGCAGTTCTCTGGGGCAAGAGGCACCTAGCAGTGAGGACGAGGACGCCACTGAGGCTACGTCAGGAGTCTTCACCGACCTGTCCAGCGATGGCCCTCACCCTGAGAAGCCAGGCATAACACCAGCCTTGCGCTGTCTGCAGAAGCAGGTGGGGACCCCCGACTCCCTCGACTCTCTGGACATCCCGTCCTCAGCCAGCGATGGCGGCTGTGAGGTCTTGAGCCCATTGGCTGCTGGTCCCCCTGCTGGGCAGCCCCGTGCCGTGGACAGTGGTTATGATACAGAGAACTACGAGTCTCCAGAGTTTGTGCTCAAAGAGGCACATGAGTCTAGTGAGCCTGAGGCCTTTGGGGAGCTAGCCTCAGAGGGTGAGAGCCCAGGGCCGGAGACTTTGCTCTCTGTCTCCCTTGGTGGCCTCAGCAAGAAGAACCCCTACCGAGACTCTGCCTATTTCTCGGATCTGGACGCTGAGTCCGAATCCACCTTTGGCCCTGAGAAGTGCAGTGGGGTCCAGGACTCCCAAAAGGAGCAAGACCTGAAGAGCCCACCTAGCTCAGGGCACCAGTCTGTGCAGGCTTTCCCCGGACCTGAGGTGCCCAGGGAGGACCCAGATACTAGCCCCAGGGAGACGCTGCCCCCAGCACAGCAGCCAGAGGAGCCCTTGCCAGAGGGCCGTGGGCCAGAGCCTCTTGGGGCTCAAGCCCCAGTTGAGGTGCAGCCTGTGCCCAGCCCTAGTCATTCCAAATGTTTCCTGCTGACCTCAGTCCCCCTGAGCTCAGAAGGCAATGGCATGGAGCCCCAGGGGCCCCCAGGACAGTTGTCAGGGCCAGCCCAGCTCGGGCGGATGGGGAGCCCTAGCACACCCAGATCCCcgctctgcctggccctgcctggccaCGCTGGGGCTTTGGAGGGCCGGCCAGAGGACGAAGAGGACAGTGAAGACAGCGACGAATCTGATGAGGAGCTTCGATGCTACAGCATCCAGGAGCCCAGCGAGGACAGTGAGGAGGAGCCGCCAGCGGTGCCTGTGGTAGTGGCTGAGAGCCAGAGTGCCCGAAATCTGCGGAGCTTGCTGAAGATGCCCAGCCTTCTGTCTGAGGCCTTCTGCGAGGACCTGGAGCGCAAGAAGAAGGCCGTGTCCTTCTTTGATGACGTCACGGTCTACCTCTTCGACCAG GAGAGCCCCACCCGAGAGACTGGGGAGCCATTCCCCAGCACGAAGGAATCACTCCCCACGTTCCTGGAGGGTAGCCCCGGCTCACCCAGTGCCCCTGGCCTGCCGCGGCGAGCTGACCACTTGCCGGACAGCTCCACTCCTGAACAGGGTGAGCCAG GAAGTAGGTTCGAATGGGATGATGATTTCCCGCCAGCACCGGGCAAGGCTGCTATGGTGGCCGCACTGGACCCTGCTGACCCTGTCCTGGCCACGCCTACCACGCCAGCCGCACCCCTCTCCCGGTTCACCGTGTCTCCCACACCTGCCTCCCGCTTCTCCATCACTCACGTGTCTGACTCGGATGCCCAGTCGGTGGGAG GCCCAGCAGCAAGTGCTGGGGGCCGATACACAGAGGCTTGA
- the Aatk gene encoding serine/threonine-protein kinase LMTK1 isoform X4 produces MLACLCCKKGGIGFKEFENAEGDEYVADFSEQGSPAAAAQNGPDVYVLPLTEVSLPMAKQPGRSVQLLKSTDLGRHSLLYLKEIGHGWFGKVFLGEVHSGVSGTQVVVKELKASASVQEQMQFLEEAQPYRTLQHSNLLQCLAQCAEVTPYLLVMEFCPLGDLKGYLRSCRVTESMAPDPLTLQRMACEVACGVLHLHRHNYVHSDLALRNCLLTADLTVKVGDYGLSHCKYREDYLVTTDQLWVPLRWIAPELVDEVHGNLLVVDQTKTSNVWSLGVTIWELFELGAQPYPQHSDRQVLAYAVREQQLKLPKPQLQLTLSDRWYEVMQFCWLQPEQRPTAEEVHLLLSYLCAKGTTELEEEFERRWRSLRPGGGAGLGSGPTGPAVAAAELTAASSFPLLEQFTGDGFHVDSDDVLTVTETSHGLNFEYKWEAGCGAEAFPSPGGVSSPGSASRLQELCAPDSSPPGVVPVLSAHSPSVGSEYFIRLEGAVPAAGHDPDCAGCAPSPEAVTDQDNNSEDSTTTSLVMEPLLGHAPPVGGLWGPRDHHSCRRQEPPCPSRSPSPGTPMLPAEDIDWGVATFCPPFFDDPLSASPSGSPEAQASPSDEELEGEKTGKAAQCGHWSSNVSANNNSGSRDPESWDPGYVSSFTDSYRDECSSLEQTPRASPELGHPLSQEDPREFLPGLAAASPGPEPSHCFSLLPLCPAKGLAPASCLATRPWTEAAAGGGDNPQVEPKLAQEAESSAESQLPLPSVPSPSHEGAPLPSEEASAPDLLPAPPTPAAGSRVTVPMPALTLDSCGSSLGQEAPSSEDEDATEATSGVFTDLSSDGPHPEKPGITPALRCLQKQVGTPDSLDSLDIPSSASDGGCEVLSPLAAGPPAGQPRAVDSGYDTENYESPEFVLKEAHESSEPEAFGELASEGESPGPETLLSVSLGGLSKKNPYRDSAYFSDLDAESESTFGPEKCSGVQDSQKEQDLKSPPSSGHQSVQAFPGPEVPREDPDTSPRETLPPAQQPEEPLPEGRGPEPLGAQAPVEVQPVPSPSHSKCFLLTSVPLSSEGNGMEPQGPPGQLSGPAQLGRMGSPSTPRSPLCLALPGHAGALEGRPEDEEDSEDSDESDEELRCYSIQEPSEDSEEEPPAVPVVVAESQSARNLRSLLKMPSLLSEAFCEDLERKKKAVSFFDDVTVYLFDQESPTRETGEPFPSTKESLPTFLEGSPGSPSAPGLPRRADHLPDSSTPEQGEPGSRFEWDDDFPPAPGKAAMVAALDPADPVLATPTTPAAPLSRFTVSPTPASRFSITHVSDSDAQSVGGPAASAGGRYTEA; encoded by the exons ATGCTGGCCTGCCTGTGCTGTAAGAAGGGCGGCATTGGGTTCAAG GAGTTTGAGAACGCTGAGGGAGACGAGTATGTGGCCGACTTCTCGGAGCAGGGCTCCCCGGCCGCAGCCGCGCAGAACGGCCCCGATGTGTatgtcctgcccctcactgaggTCTCCTTGCCCATGGCCAAGCAGCCCGGTCGCTCAG TGCAACTTCTCAAGTCCACGGACCTGGGCCGGCACAGCCTCCTGTACCTGAAGGAGATCGGCCACGGCTGGTTTGGGAAG GTGTTCTTGGGGGAGGTACACTCGGGCGTCAGTGGCACACAGGTGGTGGTGAAGGAGCTGAAGGCCAGCGCCAGCGTGCAGGAGCAGATGCAGTTCTTGGAGGAGGCGCAGCCCTACAG GACTCTGCAGCACAGCAACCTGCTTCAGTGCCTGGCCCAGTGTGCTGAGGTGACCCCCTACCTGCTGGTTATGGAGTTCTGTCCGCTG GGGGACCTCAAAGGTTATCTACGGAGCTGCCGGGTGACAGAGTCCATGGCGCCTGACCCGCTGACCTTGCAACGCATGGCCTGTGAGGTGGCATGTGGGGTCTTGCATCTACATCGTCACAACTATGTGCACAG TGACCTGGCCCTGAGGAACTGCCTGCTAACGGCTGACCTGACGGTGAAGGTTGGCGACTATGGCCTGTCACATTGCAAATACAGG GAAGACTACCTCGTGACCACTGACCAGCTGTGGGTGCCGTTGCGCTGGATCGCGCCAGAGCTGGTAGACGAGGTGCATGGCAACCTACTGGTGGTAGATCAGACCAAGACCAGCAATGTGTG GTCCCTGGGTGTGACCATCTGGGAGCTCTTTGAGTTGGGTGCACAGCCCTATCCCCAGCACTCGGACCGGCAGGTGCTGGCTTACGCCGTCCGAGAGCAGCAGCTGAAGTTGCCCAAGCCCCAGCTGCAGCTCACTCTGTCTGATCGCTG GTACGAAGTGATGCAATTCTGCTGGCTACAGCCAGAGCAGAGGCCCACAGCCGAAGAGGTCCACCTGCTGCTGTCCTACTTGTGCGCCAAGGGCACCACAGAGTTGGAGGAGGAGTTTGAGCGGCGCTGGCGTTCCCTGCGGCCCGGTGGCGGCGCGGGCCTGGGGTCAGGTCCCACCGGGCCAGCGGTTGCTGCTGCCGAGCTCACCGCTGCCTCGTCTTTCCCACTGCTGGAGCAGTTCACCGGCGACGGCTTTCACGTGGACAGCGACGATGTGCTGACAGTAACTGAAACAAGCCACGGCCTCAACTTTGAATACAAGTGGGAGGCTGGCTGTGGCGCGGAGGCATTCCCATCCCCGGGGGGTGTGTCTAGCCCAGGCTCGGCTTCACGCCTGCAGGAGCTGTGTGCACCTGACAGCTCTCCACCGGGAGTGGTGCCGGTGCTCAGTGCCCACAGCCCCTCGGTGGGCAGCGAGTACTTCATCCGCCTAGAGGGGGCAGTGCCTGCCGCTGGCCATGATCCGGACTGTGCCGGCTGCGCTCCCAGCCCCGAAGCTGTGACTGACCAAGACAATAACTCAGAGGACAGCACCACCACATCCCTCGTCATGGAACCGTTGCTGGGCCATGCACCCCCCGTCGGGGGCCTGTGGGGGCCCCGTGACCACCACTCATGCAGGAGGCAGGAGCCCCCCTGCCCCTCACGCTCACCCTCTCCTGGGACCCCGATGTTGCCAGCAGAAGACATAGACTGGGGTGTGGCTACCTTCTGCCCACCCTTCTTCGATGACCCACTGAGTGCATCTCCCTCTGGCAGTCCTGAGGCCCAGGCATCTCCCAGCGATGAGGAGCTGGAGGGGGAAAAGACAGGGAAGGCTGCTCAGTGTGGACACTGGAGCTCTAATGTGTCAGCCAATAATAACAGTGGCAGCCGAGACCCAGAGTCTTGGGACCCTGGCTATGTGAGCAGCTTCACAGACAGCTACAGGGATGAATGCTCCAGCCTAGAGCAGACCCCACGGGCCTCCCCTGAGCTGGGCCACCCCCTGTCCCAGGAGGATCCCAGAGAATTCCTGCCTGGGCTAGCAGCAGCCTCCCCTGGTCCAGAGCCAAGCCACTGCTTCagcctgctccctctgtgtcctgcCAAAGGCCTGgcacctgcttcctgcctggccacacgGCCCTGGACAGAGGCAGCTGCAGGTGGGGGTGATAACCCCCAGGTGGAACCCAAACttgcccaggaggcagagagctctgCCGAATCCCAGCTACcccttccttctgtcccctccccatcccacgAAGGAGCCCCACTTCCCTCGGAGGAGGCAAGCGCTCCCGacctcctgcctgcccctcccacGCCCGCTGCTGGCAGCCGGGTGACTGTCCCTATGCCGGCCCTCACCCTGGACAGCTGCGGCAGTTCTCTGGGGCAAGAGGCACCTAGCAGTGAGGACGAGGACGCCACTGAGGCTACGTCAGGAGTCTTCACCGACCTGTCCAGCGATGGCCCTCACCCTGAGAAGCCAGGCATAACACCAGCCTTGCGCTGTCTGCAGAAGCAGGTGGGGACCCCCGACTCCCTCGACTCTCTGGACATCCCGTCCTCAGCCAGCGATGGCGGCTGTGAGGTCTTGAGCCCATTGGCTGCTGGTCCCCCTGCTGGGCAGCCCCGTGCCGTGGACAGTGGTTATGATACAGAGAACTACGAGTCTCCAGAGTTTGTGCTCAAAGAGGCACATGAGTCTAGTGAGCCTGAGGCCTTTGGGGAGCTAGCCTCAGAGGGTGAGAGCCCAGGGCCGGAGACTTTGCTCTCTGTCTCCCTTGGTGGCCTCAGCAAGAAGAACCCCTACCGAGACTCTGCCTATTTCTCGGATCTGGACGCTGAGTCCGAATCCACCTTTGGCCCTGAGAAGTGCAGTGGGGTCCAGGACTCCCAAAAGGAGCAAGACCTGAAGAGCCCACCTAGCTCAGGGCACCAGTCTGTGCAGGCTTTCCCCGGACCTGAGGTGCCCAGGGAGGACCCAGATACTAGCCCCAGGGAGACGCTGCCCCCAGCACAGCAGCCAGAGGAGCCCTTGCCAGAGGGCCGTGGGCCAGAGCCTCTTGGGGCTCAAGCCCCAGTTGAGGTGCAGCCTGTGCCCAGCCCTAGTCATTCCAAATGTTTCCTGCTGACCTCAGTCCCCCTGAGCTCAGAAGGCAATGGCATGGAGCCCCAGGGGCCCCCAGGACAGTTGTCAGGGCCAGCCCAGCTCGGGCGGATGGGGAGCCCTAGCACACCCAGATCCCcgctctgcctggccctgcctggccaCGCTGGGGCTTTGGAGGGCCGGCCAGAGGACGAAGAGGACAGTGAAGACAGCGACGAATCTGATGAGGAGCTTCGATGCTACAGCATCCAGGAGCCCAGCGAGGACAGTGAGGAGGAGCCGCCAGCGGTGCCTGTGGTAGTGGCTGAGAGCCAGAGTGCCCGAAATCTGCGGAGCTTGCTGAAGATGCCCAGCCTTCTGTCTGAGGCCTTCTGCGAGGACCTGGAGCGCAAGAAGAAGGCCGTGTCCTTCTTTGATGACGTCACGGTCTACCTCTTCGACCAG GAGAGCCCCACCCGAGAGACTGGGGAGCCATTCCCCAGCACGAAGGAATCACTCCCCACGTTCCTGGAGGGTAGCCCCGGCTCACCCAGTGCCCCTGGCCTGCCGCGGCGAGCTGACCACTTGCCGGACAGCTCCACTCCTGAACAGGGTGAGCCAG GAAGTAGGTTCGAATGGGATGATGATTTCCCGCCAGCACCGGGCAAGGCTGCTATGGTGGCCGCACTGGACCCTGCTGACCCTGTCCTGGCCACGCCTACCACGCCAGCCGCACCCCTCTCCCGGTTCACCGTGTCTCCCACACCTGCCTCCCGCTTCTCCATCACTCACGTGTCTGACTCGGATGCCCAGTCGGTGGGAG GCCCAGCAGCAAGTGCTGGGGGCCGATACACAGAGGCTTGA